Below is a window of Terriglobales bacterium DNA.
GCCGTCGAGCAGGTCCTTTTCGGGAAAGACGGCGTGAACGAGTCGCTCAAGCCGGGAGCGATCATCGTCGATTCCAGTACGATTCTTCCTTCGGCCAGCCTTAAGTTCGCCGAACGCATACGCGCGAAAGGCGGCGAGTTCGTCGATGCGCCGGTTACGGGTTCCAAAACGGGAGCCGAGAGCGGACAGCTCATCTTCATCGTCGGCGCACGCCAGGAAACCTTCGATAAGCTGCAGCCGCTGTTCAGCGCCATGGGCAAGAGCGCCGTGCGCGTCGGAGAAAACGGCAAAGGCCTTGCAGCCAAGCTCTCGATGAACCTGATGATTGCCCTTACCTTCGAGGGCTTCGCCGAAGCGTTAGTGCTGGCCAAGAAGCAAGGCGTGAATCTCGAGCCGCTGATGAGTCTCATCAGCCAATCGATGGTCCGCTCCGGCGTTGTCGATTACAAAGCTCCGTTCGTCCTCTCGCGCGACTTCACCGCGAATTTCCCCATGAAGCTCATGCACAAAGACATCAACCTCATGCTTGAAGCCGCCCGCCAAAGCGGAGTGAAGCTGCCCGCACTCGAGACCGTAGACAAGATCTACCAAAAATCGCGAGCTGAAGGACAATCAGATCTGGACTACGCGGCGACCTTGGTGACGCTGGAGAAGCAGGCGGGAGTGAGTTAGTTCCGTGCCGTTCGCGCGATCACGGTCCTGTTTGGCTTCGAAGTAGTTTCAATGCCAGTCGACCGTTGAAGCCAAAGCATCTCCAGACCGTTGCGTGTGGTTGTGCCTGCTGGGACATAGCACTGCGCTATGGTTGCTGGCATTTTTCCGTGCCACTCGGATTCCATCACCATAACGATCGATTTCTCATTTGAGGCGCACAGCTTTGCCGCGAATTCGCGTTTATTCCCGCCGAAGTCTGCAAGAGTGAGTTCGCGATGTTCCGAGGTGATGGCGTTGCGGCAGCCGGGAACGCTCCGTGAGTAGTACCAAAATGGCAATCGCTGCATGGCCGGCCAGAACGCCACCGCTTGATCGGGCTGGCTGCACAGGTACTCAGTCATGGTTTTCCAGTCGCCTTTGGATGCCGACTCATTGCCCACTACGAGCATGGTCACGAATAAGGCGGCAAAGGCCAGAACGCCGTAATCCATTCTGAGACCGCCGAATCCAACCATAGCCGTGAGTGTCAGAAAAGGGATGGCAAAGATCAGGAATCTGGGCACAAATAGCGGATGAATTGGAGAACAAATGAGCAGAACCAGAATGGGAAGAACGGCTTCGAGAACAATGGTCCGCGAAAACACGTCGCCACTCCGCCAGAGAGCAATAGAACCGAGCACGGAGCCGAGCACGAGAAGTGCTAGTGCGATCGGGGAATAGCCAGCGATCTGCACGAATACGTCGAGCAAGTAGTGCAGCGTGAGCTTGGGCACCCAGTCCAGTTGTCCGCCTCGTGTACGACAGAGGAACACGATCAACGGAATTAGACCAACCGCTGCTACGACCACAATTCTGCCGAAGAATTTCCAGCCAAGCTTCCGATGCGTAATCCAGATGGCCCACACCTGCGGCGCAATCCACAGCACAGCATAGAAATGCGTATAGAGTGCCGCCAAGGCGAGCACGCACCAGGTTGCACGATGTTTCCCTGTCTTGATCAGAAGGGCCAAAACCCACGTGGACGCAACCAGCAGGCAAACGGCCATTGCGTAGCCGCGAGCTTCCTGCGAATAGGCAATAAGGAATCCATTCACGACGACGAGCAGGACCGATGCCGCACGAAGCAGTTGCCGACTCTCGTCAAACACATGCTTTGAGAGAAGCCAGATGCTACAAATCAGCCCACAGCCGAACAACACCGAAGGAAGCCGCAGCAGGACTTCCGAGCGGTGCAGAAATGGGAATGCCCGCAGAAGCAAATAGTACGCGGACATGTTCATCTCCCGGCTGAAGATCAGCTTCCAGAAAGATGACCAGTCCAGGCTCGTGATGGCCGCGGTTGCGCTCTCATCCATCCACAGCGACCGCGCGCCCAAGTGTCGGATACGCAGCACTGCGCCAAAAATCGTGGCACACGCAAGAAAGAGAACTCGGTTCCACGCGATTTGCCGATGCCCATCCAGCCGCTCAGGTAAGTTGAGAAGAATCCATGAAGGAGCAATTCGGATTTTGCTCTTCGAACCGGCGGAAGGCGGCATTCAGATATTGTCGAAGCAGCGTGACGCGACACAGATAGGTACTTACCCTTGGGAACCTGCTTCGAATCGCCTTAGAAGAGGAGATGCAAAATTCAAACCGCCGATCTTGCCACCGTCATGCCGCTGAGAATCTCTTCGACTGCGGCAATTGCGGCGTCGAGCTCGCGGTCTTCGGTGTAGAAATGCGGAGACATCCTCACGCCGGCGTTTGGGCGCCAGTCCACGAGAACATCGCGCTTTAGCAGCTCGGCGCAGACTTCCTTCGAATTCGGCATATCGATCGAAGCTGTGCCACCACGCTTCTCCGGATCTCGCGGCGTGTTGACCTTCCATCCGCGGGCGTCGGCCAGTTCGATTAGCTTAGCGACCTGGCGCTTCGATTTTGCGCGGATCTTCTCTATTCCGGCTTCGGCGACGATCTTTAGCCCTGGACGCGCTGCATACAGCGCCGGTACGTTGGGAGTTCCGTTCATGAATTTGTAAGGTGGGTCGGCATAGCGGATGGGTCCGGTTTCGAAATGGAACGGCTTCTCGTGGGCTACCCAGCCGGTGAACTTCGGCTGCAGCTTGCGTCCGAGATCGGGCCGGACGTAAAGATATGCGGTGCCTGGTCCGCCGCAGAGCCATTTCAGTACTCCACCGCAAGCGAAATCAACGTTGAGATCGCGCACATCGACCGGAACTGTTCCGAGTGACTGGAAGGTATCGAGCACGACATGTGCTCCTACGCGGTGCGCGCGGTCGACGATTGCTTTCGCGTCGTTGATGTATGCGCTGCGAAAGATCACGTGAGAGATCGGGACGAGCAGCGTGGTTTCGTCGATGGCGTCGAGCAGGCGCTCGGTGGGAACGTGGATGGCGTCGTCGGTCGGGACCATGTACACCTTCGCTCCGTAAGCGCGCTGCGCTTCCCAGAAGTACATCACCGAGGGGAAGTTCATGTCGGTGTACACGACTTTGTTGCGCTTGCCGGAAAAATCGAAGCATGACGCGACTACCGCCTGGCATTGCGTCACGTTCTGATGCAGCGAGACGGTGTTGGCTTCGGCATGCATCAGGCGCTCGATCATGGCGCCAACTTCGTGGGCGAGCATCCACCAGGTTTCCTCCCAGGCACGCACGCCGCGGGTGGCCCAGACCTCGGCGTATTCGTTCAGGGCTTGTTGCGTTGCGCGGGGCATCGCGCCCAGGGAGTTGCTGATGAGGTACGTAGTGTTACCGAGGATGGGAAAGTCAGGCCGGAAGCGGAGAAGCTCGTCGGGCATGGGTGAGATTTTAATCGGAAAACCTGGGGTGAACACGAAGGACACGAAGGCACAAAGGAAGTGGAATGGCAATGGAGCGGTATCGCTGCCGGGTCGCGCCGTCGAACT
It encodes the following:
- a CDS encoding NAD(P)-dependent oxidoreductase, whose product is MRIAFLGLGIMGKPMAQNLVKAGHEVKVWNRTPGKIVGGAHGAATPKEAAKDAEIVWLCVSDTAAVEQVLFGKDGVNESLKPGAIIVDSSTILPSASLKFAERIRAKGGEFVDAPVTGSKTGAESGQLIFIVGARQETFDKLQPLFSAMGKSAVRVGENGKGLAAKLSMNLMIALTFEGFAEALVLAKKQGVNLEPLMSLISQSMVRSGVVDYKAPFVLSRDFTANFPMKLMHKDINLMLEAARQSGVKLPALETVDKIYQKSRAEGQSDLDYAATLVTLEKQAGVS
- a CDS encoding aminotransferase class V-fold PLP-dependent enzyme — translated: MPDELLRFRPDFPILGNTTYLISNSLGAMPRATQQALNEYAEVWATRGVRAWEETWWMLAHEVGAMIERLMHAEANTVSLHQNVTQCQAVVASCFDFSGKRNKVVYTDMNFPSVMYFWEAQRAYGAKVYMVPTDDAIHVPTERLLDAIDETTLLVPISHVIFRSAYINDAKAIVDRAHRVGAHVVLDTFQSLGTVPVDVRDLNVDFACGGVLKWLCGGPGTAYLYVRPDLGRKLQPKFTGWVAHEKPFHFETGPIRYADPPYKFMNGTPNVPALYAARPGLKIVAEAGIEKIRAKSKRQVAKLIELADARGWKVNTPRDPEKRGGTASIDMPNSKEVCAELLKRDVLVDWRPNAGVRMSPHFYTEDRELDAAIAAVEEILSGMTVARSAV